The proteins below come from a single Mustela erminea isolate mMusErm1 chromosome 14, mMusErm1.Pri, whole genome shotgun sequence genomic window:
- the NPM3 gene encoding nucleoplasmin-3 gives MYLPILVGPNDGLTIGPAGCPGQVAPRSVSQTPAVPLIGGAGTSGESPALYVSGAEFPDSPCSMAAGTAAALAFLSQESRARTGGIGALRVPAPVTMDSFFFGCELSGHTRSFTFKVEEEDDAEHVLALTMLCLTEGAKDECNVVEVVARNHDHQEIAVPVANLKLSCQPMLSLDDFQLQPPVTFRLKSGSGPVRITGRHQIVTISNDVSEEEESEEEGSEEEEAELCSILPAKKQRGRP, from the exons ATGTACCTCCCTATCCTTGTAGGACCAAACGACGGTTTGACCATAGGCCCGGCGGGCTGCCCTGGACAGGTTGCACCTCGGTCCGTCTCTCAAACGCCTGCGGTTCCTTTAATAGGCGGGGCCGGAACCAGCGGCGAGTCCCCCGCTTTGTACGTGTCGGGGGCGGAGTTCCCAGACAGCCCTTGCAGCATGGCCGCCGGCACCGCCGCCGCTCTAGCGTTCCTGAGTCAGGAGAGCCGAGCCCGGACCGGGGGTATCGGGGCTCTGCGGGTCCCGGCTCCGGTCACCATGGACAGTTTCTTTTTCG GCTGTGAGCTCTCCGGCCACACCCGCTCTTTCACCTTCAAGGTAGAAGAAGAGGACGATGCGGAGCATGTGCTGGCTTTGACCATG ctctgcctcacTGAGGGGGCCAAAGACGAGTGTAATGTGGTAGAAGTCGTGGCCAGGAATCATGACCACCAAGAGATTGCAGTCCCTGTGGCCAACCTCAAGTTGTCCTGCCAACCCATG ctGAGTTTGGATGACTTCCAGCTCCAGCCACCTGTAACCTTCCGCCTGAAATCAGGTTCTGGCCCTGTGCGGATCACTGGGAGGCACCAGATTG TTACTATAAGCAATGACGTTTCTGAAGAagaagagagtgaggaagaaggtAGTGAGGAGGAAGAAGCTGAGTTGTGCTCCATCCTGCCTGCCAAGAAGCAGCGGGGTAGGCCTTAG